Proteins encoded within one genomic window of Cryptococcus neoformans var. grubii H99 chromosome 4, complete sequence:
- a CDS encoding GTP-binding protein LepA, with protein sequence MSSLSRAMRFCPQCLSKNRVFRPVETTLANPLVGPLGHKHSLEKRSLMPRIQNTIRSARSLSTSVSRLAKPSASSVDKRTVDMSQFPPERIRNLSIIAHIDHGKSTLADRLLQMTGTVPTSSSPQFLDKLKVERERGITVKAQTVSLIYQHKDGHKYLINLIDTPGHVDFSYEVSRSLGACEGALLLVDCSQGIQAQTLSVFHHALEADLEMLAVINKVDLPHAYPEETSEEIESSLGLEKSKHMQISAKSGLGVEGVLDSIIEGLPAPGAWVGGDDGKLRGLIFDTFYDQFRGVVSLVRIFSGSLKKGDKVRFLQAGRKYEILEVGINNPDEVPVDELKDGQVGYIVCNMKNSEEAFIGDTICWADKLVEPLPGFKPMKAMVYAGVFPMDSADFPKLEESIERLTLNDRSVSVQRESSAALSQGFRLGFLGTLHMDVFKQRLEDEYASEVIVTAPTVPYKVVYNDGKEVYISNPVEFPEVSDSKMKVSHVEEPMINATIFVPNEYIGPMMDLCARYRGVQQEYRVLENSDRAVLRYTLPLSEIVTEFFSELKSQSSGFASFDYEEAGYEKSNLVKMNILINGKPVDALAMIVHKLAAQSIGKAWVTKLKEVVPRQQFELSIQAAIGAKVIARDNVKAFRKDVTAGLYGGHYDRKLKHLNKQKEGKKRLKKLAGSIEIPQTAFYKVLSSRPRK encoded by the exons ATGAGCTCACTATCCCGGGCTATGAGGTTTTGTCCGCAATGCCTATCGAAAAATCGTGTTTTCCGGCCTGTAGAAACAACCCTGGCAAATCCATTGGTCGGCCCATTGGGACATAAACACAGTCTCGAGAAGCGAAGCTTAATGCCTCGAATCCAAAATACCATACGGAGCGCGAGATCGTTATCAACAAGTGTTTCAAGGCTGGCGAAACCTTCTGCATCTTCAGTGGACAAGCGTACGGTGGATATGAGTCAATTTCCACCGGAGAGAATACG GAACCTCTCCATTATCGCGCATATCGACCATGGGAAATCGACTCTTGCAGACCGTCTGCTTCAG ATGACAGGCACAGTTccaacatcctcctcgccgcAATTCCTGGACAAGCTTAAAGTCGAAAGAGAACGAGGCATCACAGTCAAAGCCCAGACGGTATCGTTAATATACCAGCACAAAGACGGGCACAAGTACTTGATCAACCTGATCGATACACCCGGCCATGTCGACTTTAGTTACGAGGTATCTAGAAGTTTGGGAGCTTGTGAGGGTGCTTTACTGCTAGTCGACTGCTCCC AGGGTATCCAGGCCCAAACACTCTCTGTATTTCACCACGCCCTCGAAGCCGATCTCGAGATGCTCGCCGTCATCAACAAGGTCGATCTCCCTCACGCTTACCCCGAAGAAACGTCCGAAGAAATCGAAAGTTCTCTTGGATTAGAAAAGAGCAAGCATATGCAAATCAGCGCAAAGAGTGGGCTGGGCGTGGAAGGGGTGTTAGATAGTATCATTGAGGGGTTGCCAGCCCCGGGAGCCTGGGTGGGCGGGGATGATGGAAAGCTCAGAGGCTTGATTTTTGACACTTT CTATGACCAGTTCCGAGGAGTCGTCTCGCTTGTCCGCATTTTCTCTGGATCCCTCAAGAAAGGCGATAAAGTCCGATTCCTGCAAGCCGGAAGGAAATACGAAATATTAGAAGTTGGTATCAACAACCCAGACGAAGTACCTGTAGACGAGCTCAAGGATGGTCAGGTCGG GTATATCGTTTGTAACATGAAGAACTCTGAAGAAG CTTTTATCGGCGATACCATCTGTTGGGCTGATAAGCTCGTCGAACCTTTGCCAGGATTCAAGCCCATGAAAGCGATG GTTTATGCTGGTGTCTTCCCCATGGATAGCGCCGACTTCCCTAAACTTGAAGAATCTATCGAGCGT CTGACATTGAATGACCGAAGCG TCTCCGTCCAGCGTGAATCGTCTGCGGCGCTCAGTCAGGGATTCCGATTGGGTTTCTTGGGAACATTGCATATGGATGTGTT CAAGCAACGTCTTGAGGACGAATATGCCTCGGAAGTAATCGTCACCGCACCCACAGTACCATATAAAG TCGTTTATAATGATGGGAAAGAGGTGTACATCTCAAACCCGGTCGAATTCCCAGAAGTCAGCGACTCAAAGATGAAAGTATCACATGTCGAAGAGCCTATGA TTAATGCCACTATATTTGTCCCCAACG AATATATTGGACCTATGATGGACCTTTGTGCTCGGTATCGAGGCGTTCAACAAGAATATCGCGTCCTGGAGAACAGCGATCGTGCCGTCCTTCGatacaccctccccctATCTGAAATTGTGACGGAATTCTTTTCAGAATTGAAGAGTCAGAGTTCTGGATTCGCGTCATTTGATTATGAGGAAGCGGGATATGAAAAGTCTAATCTTGTCAAG ATGAATATTCTCATCAACGGTAAGCCTGTAGATGCTCTCGCTATGATTGTACACAAATTGGCTGCGCAGTCGATCGGTAAAGCTTGGGTGACAAAGCTCA AGGAAGTTGTCCCCCGTCAGCAATTTGAATTATCTATTCAAGCTGCCATCGGCGCCAAAGTCATCGCGCGTGATAACGTTAAGGCGTTTAGAAAGGATGTGACTGCTGGATTGTACGGAG GTCATTATGATCGAAAGTTAAAGCATCTCAAtaagcagaaggaaggaaagaagaggctgaagaagctcgCCGGAAGCATTGAGATTCCTCAAACAGCTTTCTACAAGGTGCTCTCATCTAGACCAAGGAAATAG
- a CDS encoding ULK/ULK protein kinase has translation MPDSNSQGAREKESGHHRSHKERIGNYVVGAEIGRGSFATVYKGYRSKTRVPIAIKAVSRQKLTSKLLENLESEINILKVINHRNIVALTDCFKNDTHIYLVMEYCSGSDLSVYIKQRGNISTLDFVPKAGSSMALLPTNEEGKIYWPHPPTGGLDERVTRSFLGQLAQAIKFLRAQDLMHRDIKPQNLLLQPATETEVAEGHPYGIPVLKVADFGFARILPAAAMAETLCGSPLYMAPEILRYEKYDAKADLWSVGAVLFEMSVGRPPFRANNHVELLRRIEKSNDKIVFPDEKERDSKSSDETSIPVSSDIKALIRALLKRKPSDRMGFDDFFNCGVWDGHMTESTEEESLSLDVSTDSSTGLGESDRIRQMVASAEQSKDRLLPTRAPQPLAADAALNPQPAVSISRDTSEGRSRLSTPPSRPTPTRRSTPKYYVGDAPPSEPTAIIPPSPSSAPTPTPAPEPGLTTQQSPTSRANPRPIITAASSAQRRMSGKGDAREASSVEEAAPVTPPFTGPSPTMARPSRGINEGSPLATAPPITMGPDGRLERSSALEGSTSGVGTDYVVVEKQTVEINALADELDQASKRPMIRRSSRGSVVSRPVSSFKPISPNITKNDPTLGQVSYSPPFALSSTPPFAMQVPRHTSGGNPFPRNPSIPSSLNAFPPTTISASPSYGQDAAARFGVSPGSLQTGALARALTNTAIRLIGTSANTAATAIARATSKRRPNIVRVSDMDAAEDELLRIVEDLARKAFVLFELADERLLAQTQLAQTARTSSTPTGLTGTTPPFSMQAAAAAQAGSRRKSSSSSMNSEVWILRQQEAAANDAVVLYMKSLAFIVKAMDKVKRYWKSRTDVSDGYVASQELNEMGQWLRARFNETFEKAEWARTQAGDTLLFPDWLVHDKARDTSRQAAVAELQGDLTTAEQGYETSLWLLQALLDESVYENGSIPDEDKVAYERLMVPIKTRLDALRKKLAESSGMTTR, from the exons ATGCCCGACTCAAACTCGCAAGGAGccagggagaaggagagtggGCATCATAGGTCACATAAGGAGAGAATAGGCAACTATGTGGTGGGAGCGGAGATTGGGCGTGGTAGCTTTGCTACTGTGTACAAAGGATACCGATCT aagacgagagtTCCCATAGCAATCAAAGCCGTCTCCCGCCAGAAGCTCACCAGCAAGCTGCTTGAGAACTTGGAGAGTGAGATCAACATTCTCAAGGTCATCAATCATCGGAATATCGTAGCTTTAACCGATTGCTTT AAAAATGACACTCATATCTACCTTGTAATGGAGTACTGCTCTGGTTCTGATCTTTCTGTCTATATCAAGCAGCGGGGGAATATTTCAACACTGGATTTTGTTCCTAAAGCTGGATCGAGCATGGCACTCCTCCCGACAAAtgaggaggggaagatCTACTGGCCCCATCCGCCAACTGGTGGTTTGGATGAGAGAGTAACGAGATCTTTCTTGGGACAGCTGG CCCAAGCGATCAAGTTCCTTCGTGCACAAGATTTGATGCATAGAGACATCAAGCCTCAAAACTTGCTCTTACAGCCCGCCACAGAGACCGAAGTAGCTGAAGGACATCCTTATGGTATTCCTGTGCTCAAGGTGGCCGACTTTGGATTTGCGCGGATCCTGCCGGCTGCTGCGATGGCCGAAACTTTGTGCGGTTCACC ACTATATATGGCCCCCGAAATCCTGAGATATGAAAAGTACGATGCCAAAGCAGACCTTTGGTCTGTTGGTGCTGTACTATTCGAGATGTCTGTTGGTCGTCCACCCTTCCGAGCAAACAACCACGTTGAATTGCTACGACGTATCGAAAAAAGTAACGATAAAATTGTCTTTCCAGATGAAAAAGAGCGGGATTCTAAATCGTCGGACGAGACATCAATACCAGTCTCATCAGATATAAAAGCTCTTATTCGTGCATTGCTAAAGCGCAAGCCGAGTGATCGAATGGGGTTTGACGACTTTTTCAACTGTGGGGTATGGGACGGTCATATGACCGAGAGtacagaggaggaaagcTTGAGTTTAGATGTCTCAACGGATAGCTCCACAGGGCTTGGGGAGAGTGATCGGATAAGGCAAATGGTGGCAAGCGCAGAACAGTCGAAAGACCGGCTATTACCAACCAGAGCGCCTCAGCCGCTTGCGGCCGATGCTGCACTTAACCCCCAACCTGCAGTATCTATATCAAGGGACACCTCTGAAGGCCGGTCTCGCCTCTCTACACCGCCATCCCGACCAACTCCTACCCGCCGCTCAACACCGAAATATTATGTAGGCGACGCCCCTCCCTCTGAGCCTACCGCCATCATacccccatccccatcttctgCGCCCACCCCAACCCCCGCCCCTGAGCCAGGCCTTACAACTCAACAGTCACCAACATCTCGGGCTAACCCCCGGCCTATCATCACAGCCGCTTCCTCAGCGCAGCGTAGGATGTCGGGGAAAGGTGATGCGAGGGAAGCTTCAAGTGTTGAAGAGGCCGCCCCGGTTACACCACCTTTTACGGGTCCGTCCCCGACGATGGCTCGTCCATCTAGGGGTATAAACGAGGGCTCACCTTTGGCGACTGCTCCGCCGATCACTATGGGCCCAGATGGTAGATTAGAGAGGTCAAGTGCGCTTGAGGGAAGCACATCAGGCGTGGGTACGGATTATGTGGTTGTTGAAAAGCAAACAGTTGAGATTAATGCTTTGGCCGACG AGCTCGATCAAGCCTCGAAGCGGCCCATGATAAGACGAAGCTCTCGTGGTAGTGTTGTCTCTCGTCCTGTCTCATCCTTCAAACCAATCAGTCCGAATATCACCAAGAATGATCCGACCCTGGGACAGGTCTCCTACTCGCCACCATTTGCCCTTTCTTCCACCCCACCATTTGCTATGCAAGTTCCAAGACACACTTCTGGAGGCAACCCATTCCCTCGTAACCCCTCCATTCCTTCCAGCCTCAATGCTTTCCCTCCCACTACAATATCCGCTTCACCATCTTATGGCCAAGACGCCGCTGCTCGATTCGGTGTATCTCCCGGATCTCTCCAAACAGGTGCGCTTGCCAGAGCACTGACAAACACCGCTATTCGCCTCATAGGTACTTCCGCCAACACCGCGGCAACGGCCATCGCCCGAGCGACATCCAAGCGTCGACCCAATATTGTTCGTGTGAGCGACATGGATGCtgcggaagatgaactCTTGCGCATTGTGGAAGATCTCGCGCGCAAGGCCTTTGTGCTGTTTGAACTCGCGGACGAACGTCTACTTGCTCAGACACAGCTAGCGCAGACGGCTCGTACGTCCAGCACGCCCACAGGCTTGACGGGTACTACTCCGCCATTCAGTATgcaagctgctgctgctgcccaAGCGGGCAGTCGAAGGAAGAGtagttcttcttcaatgaACAGCGAGGTATGGATACTGAGGCAGCAGGAAGCGGCGGCGAACGATGCGGTGGTTCTGTACATGAAGTCGTTGGCATTTATCGTCAAGGCGATGGACAAAGTAAAGAGGTATTGGAAGAGTAGAACAGATGTTTCCGACGGGTATGTGGCGAGTCAAGAGCTGAATGAGA TGGGCCAATGGCTTCGTGCTAGATTCAATGAGACCTTTGAGAAGGCAGAGTGGGCTAGAACCCAAGCGGGTGAtacccttctcttcccagaCTGGCTTGTCCACGACAAAGCACGAGATACCTCTCGCCAGGCTGCCGTTGCAGAGTTGCAAGGCGATCTCACGACTGCAGAGCAAGGGTACGAGACGTCATTGTGGTTGCTTCAAGCCTTACTGGATGAGAGTGTATATGAGAATGGGAGTATTCCAGACGAAGACAAGGTCGCTTATGAAAGAC TCATGGTGCCTATCAAGACCAGGCTTGACGCCCTGAGAAAAAAGTTGGCCGAGTCATCAGGAATGACCACTAGGTAG
- a CDS encoding translation initiation factor eIF-2B subunit beta has product MAIDSVPQMQKSADPNARLTDTLCTSLRRRQIVGSLNVALATAALIQSIVRSARYNTIDELLALIKAVGRKLTEANPKELAAANIIRRILRLIREEYRAAAAAHVSSAPNSIPSTPLMGPSTPGLNAPLDHYLSAAQPATADAQYFPTHIQMSRQTSLSNFVAMRHSRAQMERSGVLGGGTVEGYSVNTTNLFATPNGNGYGRGSSGMVTPRAGVDSDEFMKHSAKLKPLLIQAIEEVVGELETTHEDVAKGAREHIHSSEIILTMGHSRTVEAFLKQAYKDRKFTVVVAESAPSYLGHSLASSLSASGIPTLLIPDSSIHALLPRVTKVILGAHSVLANGGLFALSGSLACALAAKTHSKPVVVTTGQFKFAPAWNLYHEYGAVDFQGPGAVIGEQGKGGGGGVEGVEVVDPYYDYIRPELVNLFVTNEGDHPPSYIYRLIKEAYDDEDVEI; this is encoded by the exons ATGGCTATCGACTCCGTCCCT CAAATGCAGAAATCTGCTGACCCAAATGCTCGATTGACTGATACTCTTTGTACCAGTCTTCGGAGACG GCAAATTGTTGGATCTTTGAATGTCGCTCTCGCAACGGCTGCTCTCATCCAGAGTATCGTCAGGAGCGCGAGATATAACACCATCGACGAATTATTGGCCTTGATCAAAGCTGTTGGGCGGAAACTCACTGAGGCCAATCCTAAGG AGCTTGCCGCCGCCAATATCATTCGTCGAATCCTTCGTCTCATTCGGGAAGAATACCGcgccgctgctgccgccCATGTTTCCTCCGCCCCCAACTCCATTCCTTCTACCCCTCTTATGGGTCCCAGCACACCGGGTCTCAACGCTCCTTTAGACCACTATCTTTCTGCCGCCCAACCAGCCACCGCCGACGCTCAATACTTTCCCACTCATATCCAAATGTCCCGCCAGACTTCACTCTCAAACTTTGTCGCCATGCGGCACTCTCGAGCTCAGATGGAAAGGAGTGGTGTCCTTGGTGGAGGGACAGTGGAAGGATACTCGGTGAATACAACGAATTTGTTTGCGACTCCTAATGGGAATGGGTATGGCAGAGGTTCTTCCGGAATGGTGACGCCAAGGGCGGGTGTGGATAGTGATGAGTTTATGAAGCACAGTGCTAAGCTTAAGCCGTTACTGATTCAGGCCATTGAGGAGGTTGTTGGTGAGCTGGAGACGACGCATGAGGATGTTGCCAAGGGTGCAAGAGAGCACATTCATTCTTC CGAAATCATCTTGACTATGGGTCATTCAAGAACAGTCGAAGCTTTCCTCAAACAAGCCTACAAAGACCGTAAATTTaccgtcgtcgtcgccgAATCTGCTCCATCCTATCTCGGTCACTCCctcgcctcttccctttccgcCTCCGGCATTCCCACCCTCCTCATCCCTGATTCCTCCATCCatgcccttcttccacgAGTTACAAAAGTTATCCTTGGCGCTCACTCTGTCCTTGCTAATGGCGGTTTGTTCGCGCTATCCGGATCTCTCGCTTGTGCCCTCGCGGCAAAGACACATTCCAAGCCTGTCGTCGTCACTACCGGTCAATTTAAATTCGCGCCCGCGTGGAATTTGTACCATGAGTATGGAGCGGTGGATTTCCAGGGACCTGGAGCTGTGATTGGGGAGCAGGGGaagggtggaggggggggtGTGGAGGGAGTTGAGGTTGTGGATCCTTATTACGACTATATTAGGCCCGAGTTGGTAAATCTGTTTGTGACAAATGA GGGCGACCACCCACCATCGTACATCTACCGCTTGATTAAAGAGGCgtacgatgatgaggatgtagaGATCTAG
- a CDS encoding integral membrane protein, protein MSKPDEIPALSYILEPAFVASLLTAGCLLNRRPPPLIVQAQAATNEDVPPPGDNSWNWKDMAFLKWSVRVPGNERFRGRWTSRLLGMFPFLMEVWYWLLTYWIYQVARAIQALTMGADFRVLAEKHAREIIAIERWLHIDCELSLQKFVMKTNWLLIFFNKTYAMVHIPATIAFMAYSYRYFKPYIFQSTRRTLVLCNCLAFIVFSSWPCMPPRLMPYEEFGYIDTLHTGKAASIWTTNKFQNQLAAFPSLHFGYSFVIGLSLFLYSPHRPIRAISLLYPLLILLVIMATANHYLLDAVGGFFVTVLAYRINRLVLNLRPLEEWFFWLIRTERPMDKVVFDSVISRENVSHRDSSDISHRPLIFQGNPV, encoded by the exons ATGTCTAAGCCAGACGAGATCCCTGCACTCTCATACATTCTTGAGCCTGCCT TCGTCGCATCTCTTCTTACCGCAGGATGTCTCCTCAACCgccgtcctcctccccttATCGTCCAAGCCCAGGCCGCTACCAACGAGGATGTTCCTCCGCCTGGTGACAATTCCTGGAACTGGAAAGACATGGCGTTCTTGAAATGGTCTGTGAGGGTACCGGGTAATGAGAGGTtcaggggaagatggacgAGTCGCCTGTTGGGCATGTTTCCGTTCTTGATGGAAGTCTGGTATTGGCTCTTGAC GTACTGGATCTACCAAGTCGCTCGAGCTATCCAAGCTCTTACCATGGGCGCCGATTTCCGAGTACTGGCTGAAAAGCACGCGAGGGAGATCATTGCTATCGAGCGCTGGTTGCACATTGACTGCGAACTTTCTTTGCAAAAGTTTGTCATGAAGACTAACTGGCTgttgatcttcttcaacaa GACTTACGCGATGGTCCACATTCCGGCTACCATCGCCTTTATGGCCTACTCTTACCGCTACTTTAAGCCTTACATCTTCCAATCCACCCGTCGTACTTTGGTGCTTTGTAACTGTCTTGCATTCATTGTCTTCTCCAGCTGGCCTTGTATGCCTCCTCGTCTCATGCCTTATGAAGAGTTCGGTTATATTGATACTTTGCACACTGGTAAGGCTGCTAGTA TTTGGACTACCAACAAGTTCCAGAACCAACTGGCtgctttcccttccctccattTTGGCTACAGCTTCGTCAT CggcctctccctcttcctctactCACCCCACCGACCTATCCGTGCCATATCCCTCTTGTAccccctcctcatcttgcTTGTCATCATGGCGACTGCGAACCACTACCTCCTTGACGCTGTTGGAGGTTTCTTTGTCACAGTTTTGGCGTATAGGATTAACAGGCTGGTATTGAACTTGAGGCCTTTGGAAGAATGGTTTTTCTGGTTAATCAG GACCGAACGACCCATGGACAAGGTTGTGTTTGACTCTGTCATCAGTCGAGAGAATGTGTCCCATAGGGATAGCTCAGACATCTCTCACAGGCCTTTAATTTTCCAGGGTAACCCCGTCTAA